A genomic segment from Triticum dicoccoides isolate Atlit2015 ecotype Zavitan chromosome 1A, WEW_v2.0, whole genome shotgun sequence encodes:
- the LOC119335755 gene encoding CASP-like protein 1U2 produces MSGCWERDEPNGSKAVSLLLRLSALILALASAVMMATADNCTVAGATPTAVNYRDYGAFVYLVWANVAAAVLEAAAVYLQLSGAGDDDGDDRGSQVPGVVLVVVDVLAQALLYSSTGAAYGCGKVGVDVCLAFGQQVGRSKLLSFGASVSLGLAAVVKDVSLPFNVWPG; encoded by the coding sequence ATGTCTGGGTGTTGGGAGAGGGACGAGCCCAACGGCTCCAAGGCGGTGAGCCTGCTGCTCCGCCTCTCCGCGCTCATCCTGGCGCTCGCGTCCGCGGTCATGATGGCCACGGCCGACAACTGCACCGTCGCCGGCGCGACGCCCACGGCCGTCAACTACCGGGACTACGGCGCCTTCGTGTACCTGGTGTGGGCCAACGTGGCCGCGGCGGTGCTGGAGGCCGCGGCCGTCTACCTGCAGCTcagcggcgccggcgacgacgacggtgACGACAGGGGCAGCCAGGTCCCCGGGGTCGTGCTGGTCGTCGTCGACGTGCTGGCGCAGGCGCTGCTCTACTCGTCGACGGGCGCCGCGTACGGTTGTGGGAAGGTCGGCGTCGACGTCTGCCTGGCGTTCGGCCAGCAGGTGGGGCGGTCCAAGCTGCTGTCCTTTGGCGCCAGCGTCTCCCTCGGCCTCGCCGCCGTCGTCAAGGACGTCTCGCTGCCGTTCAATGTCTGGCCCGGCTAG